In Streptomyces sp. HUAS MG91, the genomic stretch CCCATGAGTGCTACAAACTTCACACGCTGGGGGCCGATCGCTCCCGCGGGGGAGTCTCAGGGGGAGACATGGGCGCTTTGGCGGGCAAGACGGCATTGGTCACCGGAGCGAGTCGCGGGATAGGGCGCGGCATCGCGTGCCGGCTCGCCCGCGAAGGAGCCCTGGTCGGTGTGCACTTCCGGGGCGACGACGCCGCGGCCGACGAGACCCTCACCGCGATCCGCGACAGCGGCGGCCGGGCCTTCTCGATCCGCGCCGACCTCGGCGCCCCGGGGGCGGCGGAGCTGATGTACGCCCAGTTCGACGCGGAGGTGGCGCAGTTGGGCGCGGCTCCGGGCCTGGACATCCTGGTCAACAACGCGGGAGTCAGCGGCTCGGCCCGCATCGAGGAGGTGACACCGGAGCTCTTCGACCGGATCTTCGCGGTGAACACCAAGTCGCTGGTCTTCGTGGCGCAACAGGCGGTCAAACGCATCCACGACGGCGGCCGCATCATCAACGTGTCGTCGGCCGCGACGCGGCTGGCCTACCCCGAGTCCCTCGTGTACTCGATGAGCAAGGGCGCCGTGGACACCTTCACCCTGGCTCTCGCCAAGGAGATGGGGCAACGGAACATCACCGTGAACGCGGTGCGCCCCGGGTTCGTCGAGACCGACATGAACGCCGGGAAGCGGCTCCACGCGAAGGCCACGGACGAACTGGCCGCCTGGTCCGTCTTCAACCGGCTGGGGCAGCCCGAGGACGTGGCCGACATCGTCCTGTTCCTGGCGTCGGACGCGTCGCGGTGGATCACCGGACAGTGCATCGACGCCTCCGGCGGATCCCGGCTGTGACGGGAGGCGCCCTGTCGGCCCCGGGCTGAGAGGGCGTCAACCGGCCCGCCCCGCACACTTTTTGACGCGAAACCTTCCGTGCGGCGAGGTGAAAGCGCGAAGGCCCGCCGGTGACGTCGGGGCGACGGCGGCACGCCACGTGGCCCCTCACTTCGGCATTCACGCGCCCGGGTCCGGCCGGGGGCCGGGACGGCCGCGCACCCTCCCACCGATCCTCGACCCAATCGGGTACCCAATTTGCCTCCGGCTAACAGAAAAAAACCAGTCGACTGGTATTCTCTAGCTGCTTCGCGCTGCACTTGGGGCCTCGTTGCTCGCCATTTGTTCTGCTCAGGACGCGTTTTCTTCAGATCGACGTCTCAGCCAGGGGGTTCAAGGTGGGTGCTCTGATACAAACCGACCGTCCGAGTTGCCGGGTAGGTCTGGACCGCGACACCGAACTCTTCGAACAGACCGTGCCGCGCAGCCTGGTGCACCGGGCCGCGGTCTCCGAGGTCCTCGTGACCGGGTGGCGGAGCACGGAAGGCACGTCGTACCGGCTCGGCGCCCAGTGGTCCCGAGGGCACGGCTACTACGGGGCCGTCGCCGACACGTGGCACGACCCGATGCTCTTCGCTGAATCGATTCGCCAGTCGTGCCTGCTGCTCGCCCACGAGGCCCTGCACGTCCCCATGACGCACCAGTTCCTCACCACGCGCACCTCCTTCCAGGTGGACGAGGCCGGAGTCCGGCTGTCGCGCCCCGGCCGGCCCGCCCACGTCGTCCTCGACATGAGCCTGGCCGAGGTCAAACTCCGCGCGGGCAACGTCAGCTCCTACGGATACGACGTCGTCGCCCTCCGCGACGGCGAGCGCGTGGGCGTGGGCCACCTGAAGGGCCAGTGCGTCTCCCCGGCCGTCTACGAACGGTTGCGCGGCGACCGGGTCGGAGCGCGCGCCTCGCGCCCCGCGGTCCAGTCCGTCGATCCCCGGCTCGTCGGCAGGGACTGCGAGTTCGACGTCGTGCTCGGCACCTCCGTGGCCGACGGAGTGCTGCCGCTGCGCATCGATCCGGAGCACCCGGTCCTGTTCGACCACCCGGTCGACCACGTCTCCGGCATGGTCTTGATGGAAGCCGCACGGCAGATGGCGCTGCTGGCCCTGCGGGCCCCTCAGGCGCTCCTGGTCGCCTGCGAGGCGAACTTCCGGCGCTACGTCGAGTTCCACGTCCCGTGCCTGGTGACGGCCGACGCCCCCGAGCGCGACTCCGCGGGCCGCAGCTGGCTCACCATCCACTTCCACCAGAGCGGCACCGAGGTCGGCTCCTGCCGGGTCGCCCTGGTCACCGGCACGGAGAACTGAGCCGCACGTGACCACGGTGACCACCGCGACCGCCCCGGTCGGCACGGACACGGTTCTTGTCGCGGGAGGCACAGGCTTCATCGGACGCGCCGTCGTCCGCGAGCTCCAAGCCCGTACCGGCGCCGGTGTGCGGGTGCTGTCCTCCCGCGGCGGGACAACCCCTCCCGCGGGCTCCCCCGTCCGGCACGTCCGCGCCGACCTGACCCGCCGGGACAGCCTGCGGGGAGCCTGCGACGGCGTCACGACCCTGGTGCACACCGCCTCGTACGTCGGACGGGACGCCGAGCGCTGCACGGCCGTCAACCACGACGGCACCCTGGCCCTGCTCGACGAGGCGCGACGGGCCGGAGTCGCCCGCGTCGTCCATGTCAGCACCGCCTCGGTGTACGGCAGCGGACCCCACCGCGGGGCACGCGAGGAGGACCTGCCCCTGCGGCCCGAGTCCGCGGCGAGCGCCTCCCGGATGCGGGCCGAGCAGGCGGTCCTCGACGCGGGCGGAGCCGTGCTGCGGCCGCACCTCGTCCACGGCGAGGGAGACAGATGGGTCGTGCCGGCCATCGACCGGCTGCTGCGGAGCGTCCCGGCCTGGCCGGCGGACTGCGACCCGCACATCTCGATGATCGCGGTCCGCGACCTGGCCCGCTGCGTGGTCTCCCTGGCCCTCGACCCGGGAGCGGCGCACGGACCGGAGATCTTCCACGCGGCGGACCCGCGGCCGGTGCCCATGAGCCGGCTCAAGTCGGCACTGCACCGCACCCTCGGCACGCCCCTGCCGTCGGTCACGATCTCCCGCGACGAGCACCGGGCGCGGATCCGCCGCGCCCTGCCCGCGCTCTCCGACCACCAGTACGCCCTGCTCACCGAAGACCACTGGTACGACGCGGACAAGCTGTGGGCCCGGACCGGACAGCACCCGGGCCCCGGTCTCGAATCGCGCCTGGCCGAGTGCCGCGACTGGTACCTGCGGTACGGGAGTTGACGGCCCCGGCCGCGCGGAGCTCCCGGACTCCGCGCGGCCCCCCGGGCGCGCTCCGCCCGCGCCCAGCCGTCCCTCCAGCCGCCCTGAGTAGCCTCCCGAGCGTTTGAGAGCCTGTACCGCACCGCGCGTCCGCCGGCCCGCCCGCTCGTCGTCGCGGACCAGCACCGACAGGAGCCGACGCCTATGACCGTGGAAACCACCACCCCCGGCGCGACAGCGGCACCTCACGGACGAAGTCGGCGCGTGGAAGGGGAGCCGAGCCGGTACGCGGACCCCACGCCCTGCCGCGCGCCCCGGGGAAGGTGAGCCATGGAGCACAGCGGCATCGGCACGGCGACGACGTCCAGGGGGCCGGTGCACGCGGGCTGCGGAACCGCGACGGAGGCCAACGCCCGGTACCGGCGACTGATCGCGAACGGCGCGACCTGGCTGTCGGTCACCTTCGACCTGCCCACACGGCTCGGCCACGACAGCGACGACCCGATCGCCTCCGGTGAGGTCGGCAGGGACGGCGTCGCGATCGACTCGATCGACGACATGCGCGTCCTGTTCGGCGGCATCCCGCTCGGCAGCGTCTCCACCTCGATGACCGTCGACGCCCCGGCCGCGCCGCTGCTGGTCCTCTACCACCTGGCGGCGGAGGAACAAGGCGTGACCGCCGACCGGTTGAGCGGCGCGCTCCGCAACGGCGGGACCGGCGACCACTCCCTGGCGGCCGCGCCCGTCTTCCCGCCCCGCCCGTCGGTGCGGCTGACCGCGGACGTCCTCGCCTACTGCAGGGCCGAACTTCCGCGCTGGAGCACAGCAGCGCCCCCCGGCCCCGACGACGCCCAGGACCGGCCCCACGGGACGCCCCGCGCACCACTGCACCCCGCGCCCTGCGCCGCGACCCGACAGACCGAACGCATCGCCAAACTCCGCGCCTGGCGATGCGGGGAACGCGTCGGCGACACCCTGACGGCACTGCGCGCGACGGCGGCCGGCGTGGACAACGTTCTCTACCCGATGAAGAACGCCCTGGCCGCCGGCGCCACCGTCGGCGAGGTCTGCACAGCACTCCGCGAGGTGTGGGGCGGCGGATGACGCACGGGGTGCGGCCGGGGGCGGGGCGCTCAGCGGTTCACCACGCCACTGGGGCTGTGCGGTCGGGCGAACGGATGCGCAGAGTCAGCGGACCGCGGGCCCTGCCGCATCCGCGAGCGGCCGCGTCCGTTCGGAGCCGGCCGCGATCTGCCGCGTGATGAACGCGTCGATGGCACGCACCGAGCGCAGTTCGTCCGCGTCCGGGATCCATCCGTCGAGGTCGACGGCGAAGTGGTCGCAGATCCAGGCGACGAGCTGCATGACACCCATGCTGTCGAGCACACCGTGGGCCGGCAGATCCTGATCCGGCTCCACCGTGCCCGCCGACGTCCCGCTGATCTGCGTGGCCAAGAACTCTTCGATCGCCTGGGAGTGACGCATCAGGACTCCTTCTGTCTGCCCGGCCAATCGGTTGTACCCGCCTCCACTCGAATACTCCTTGAACACCGGTCGATCGAGAAATGCGCTGAGGGTTCGCTGGAGAGCCGGTCGATTGACGGCCGCCTCTCTTGTTGCCTCACGGGCCGGGTGTAATCGTTCGTGGCGGGCTGAACTTCGGGCCCAAGTGTTCTTCCGTGCTGATTCTCCAGGAAGGGTTCTGATGTCCGAGAACGAAATGATAAACCGTGCGGCGGACGGCTGGGACGGCGAGATCGCGGCGAGCGTCTCCGCCGACTGGGACGGGGAGATCGCGGCCAACGTCTCCGCCGACTGGGACGGCGAGATCGCCGCGAACGTCTCCGCCGACTGGGACGGTGAGGCCCTCCTGGACGAGGACCTCCTGAACGCCCAGAGGAATCTCGAGGCCGCCGCGAACGATGACGGGCTCATCGCGGAATGACCCGACGCTGGGGCGCGGGAGAGCCCCGCGTTCCAGCCTCCCGCGAAGACGACCCATATCTTTCCTCGTATCTGAACACCCGGGATATCGGCGGCATTCGGACTTCTCCGGGAGAGGAGACCGCGCCGGGAACGGTGTTCCGGACCGCCGCCATGGGACACGCGCTTCCCGACCTGGTTCTGAATCTGGCCCGGGAAATCGAGCAGGGAAGTTCCGCGAACACTCGGGAAAAGGTTCATTTCCTCGATCTGAGATCTCCGTCGGAAGTGAACGAAAAGCCCGCGCCGCGTGACACCGTGACGGTCCATCGGATACCGCTGCGCGACCCCGACGCCCGACACGTTCCCCCGCCGGCCCGCGGCCCCGAGCACTTCGCCCAGCAGTACGTACGCATGCTGCCGGACGCCGGACGCGCGGTGGCAACGCTCCTGGACATCGTGGCCGCGGACACCGGACCGGTCGTCGTCGGCTGCCGGCTCGGCAAGGACCGCACCGGTCTGGTGATCCTGCTCCTGCTGCGGCTGCTCGGCGTGCCGGACCACGACAACCGCGAGGAGTTCGGCCGCACCGGCCGGGCCCTCGCCCGACGCCGCGACTGGCTCGACGGCTACGCCGCACGACGGGGCGAGACACCCGCCGAAGTGCTGCGCCGCTGCGCCCTCCCACCGGGCGTCCCCCAGCACGTGCTCGACGTCCTGCGCCTGCGAGCCGCACGGGACACCCCGGCACCCGCCCTCTGGCCGGCCGTCGACGCGGCCCTGCTGAGACGGGCCCGCGCCCGCCTCACGCGACCGAAAGGTGAACTTGCATGAAGGTCCTGGTCCTGTGGCCGCCGCACGTCCCCAGCTACTTCAACGCGGGCCACCACATCAGCACGTTCCTGACGGCCAACTACCTGCGCACCCTGCCCGAGGTCGACCAGGTCCGCGCCGTGGACGCGGGCGCCCTGAACTACACCTGGAAAGAGATCGGCGACCTGCTCTACCAGGAGCGGGCGGACGTACTGGCCGTCATGAACGACTTCGACAACGTCGACGACCTGCCCCGTCTGCTGACCTACGTGCGCACCCTGTCCCCGGACACCAAGGTGGTCACCGCCGGACGGCTGAGCAGCCAGGCACCCCGCTCCTTCGACGGCTACGACCTGGACGCGGTGGTCGTCGGCGGCGACCCCGAGGCCGGCGTCGCCGCGTACGTCCGCCACGTCGCCGGCACCGGGCAGGCGCCCCTGCCCGGCGTCGTCCTGCGCGGCCAGGACGTGAGCGACGCGGCCCCGGGCACCTTCCTCCCCGCGTCCGAGTGGGTCCTGCCCGCCGTCGAGGAGATCCCGTACCAGGCCTACGAGCGCATGTACCAGCGGGACCAGAACAAGTTCTGCGGCATCCCGCAGCGCCGCGAACTGGTCGTCCCCGCATCCCGGGGCTGCCCGGTGAACTGCTCGTTCTGCGAGGTCCCCACCTTCCAGGGGCTGCGCGACCGCAGGCTCACCGTCGAACGGACCATCGACTACATCAGGGACAGCTTCACGGCGCACCCCTTCGAGTACGTGGCGTTCTACGCGCCCACCTTCACGCTCGACCGCAAGTGGACCGAGCGGCTGTGCCGCGAACTCATCGCGCTGGGCAGCCCGTACCCGTGGAAGTGCGCCACGACCGTCGCCCACCTCAGCGAGCCCCTCCTGGAAGCGATGGCCGCCTCCGGCTGCGTACGCGTCAGCGTGGGCGTGGAAACCCTCGACCCGTCGGGGCACCCGGCACTGCCCCGCCTCAAACGCATGGAGCAGCAGCGCTACGAAGAGCTCGCCGCGGCCTGCACCCGGCTCGGCGTCGAGCTGAACTGCTTCGTCATCATGGGGCTGCCCGGAACGACCCCCGAGGGCGCCGAGAACACCGTACGCGCCATCCGCGAGGCCTCCGGCCGGGTCCGGCCGACGGTGTACTCGTCGATGGACCGGCTGCGCGCCGCGACCTGCCCCGCCGAGGCATCGGCCTTCAACCGGCAGCTGCTGCACCCGGACGAGGCACCGGACCGCGAGACGGCCCAACGCCTGTACGGCCTCGTCTACGGCCGCGAGGACTGGGTCACCCCGGTGACCGAGCGCGTCCCGCAGCGACTGGAGCAGGCGCGATGACCGTCCTCAGCGAGACGCGGTGGGGGCTGCCCGACACCGCGGTCCGCGACCGGCGCGCGGCCGACCCGCGCGTGAACCTCAGCTCCAACGAACTCCACCACCCTCAAGTCGAGTCACTCGCACGCGAGATGGTGGACGGATTCGACCCCGCCGTGCTCCGCGCCTACCCGGTGCAGGAGCCCGCCGCCGCGGCGGCGGGCGCACTGCTCGGCCTCCCCGCGCACCACCTGCTGCTCTCCGCGGGCTCGGACGCGGTGATCCGGCTCCTGCTGACCTCGCTGCGCGGCGCCTTCCCGGGCGGCCTCGTGCTCCAGGAGCCCAACTACGAGGCGTGGACGCAGGCGGTGGACGCGCCGCTGTGGCCCCTGCGCAAGGTGACCTCGACGGACGGCACCGCCACGACGTCCGCCGAGGCCATGCTGGACGCGGCAGCCGACGCCGAGCCCGCACTCGTCGTGGTCTCCTGGCCGAACGGCCCCGCCGGCTACACACCCCGGCTCGACCACATCGCCGAGCTGTCGGCCGTGTGCCGCAGCCGGGGCCACCTGCTCATCGTCGACGGCTGCTACGCCGGATTCGCCGGCAGCCCCCTGAAGGTGGCCGAACTCGCCGACGACCACTGCCTGGTCCTGCTGAGCTGGTCGAAGATGTTCGGCTTCGCCGGCGGCCGCCTCGCCGTCGCCTGCGGGGGCCCCGACCTCGTGCACCGGCTGCGCGCCGCCCGGCAGGAGGACCACGTCTCAGCCCTGGCGCTGCACGCCCTGACCCGCACCGGCCAGGTCTACGACCGCTTCACGCACGTGTGGCAGGACATCACCGCCACCCGCGAGGCGATGCGGTCACGGCTCACCGCACTCGGCCACCACGTGCCGGAATCCGGCGGCAACTTCCTGCACGTACCACGGCCGACGGCCGCTTCCGCCGCCGAGCTGACGGCCCGCCTGTCGCACAGCGGCTACCGCGTACGCGACATGGGCCTCACCAGCGGACTCCACCACCACGTGCGGTTCACCGTCGCCCACGGGCCGGCCGGCGAGCAGTTCCTGGACTGCCTGGTGCGGCACCTCGCGGAGGTCGGCGGAGCATGAGCGCCATCAGCACACCCCCCGCCGCGCCGCGCACCCGCCACCACTGGCGGACCGTGGCCGACTGGTACGGCCTCGACCCCGCGCCGACCCCGCCCGCCGACCCGTGGGCACTGCCGACGCTCACCCCCACATCGGCGGAGCCCGGCAGCCCGCCCCGCGAACTCAACGCGCTCTACCGCACGTTGCAGGCGCACGACGACGGAGACCTCGGACTCGGCGCGGAAGGAGTCCGGTTCGTCCGCGCCAAGGGCCGGCGCGTCCTCGACGTCGACTGGAAGCACGACACGCTGCTCATCGACACCCTGCACGCCACCGTCCTCCTCGACGGACAGCACCTCACACCCGACCGCGCCGCCCTGCGCCGCGTGCTGACCGACGGCGTGCGCCGCCTCGTCGTCGTCGCCCACGGCGACGGCGGCCACCTCGACCTCGGCCCCCTCGTCGCCTGCGGCCTGTACACCCCCGTCGAACGGGACCTGGCGTCCGGCGCACCCCTCGAACGCGGCTGCCGGGCGGGCGTCTCCTGCAAGCGGGCACGCGACCACGACGCCGTACTGCTGTGCCGCGACATCAAAGCGGGCAGCGTCGTCCTCGTCGCCTGCAAGGCAGGCTCGATCATCGACCCCGCCTTCCCCTCCAGCACCAACGTGGTGGTCGGTTTCCTCGACGGATACGCCGCCACGGTCGTGGCACCGCCCGGCAACGCCTCCGCGTCCCCCGTCATCACCCACGGCCTGTACGCGATGGCCGGCCACACCCCGCTGACCCGCGTGCGCTCCTACCTCGACGACGTGTCGGGACGCGGCCGCGTCCACTACCGGATCCTCGGCACACCCGGCCCCGCCGACACCGCCCCGGGCGACGACACCCCGCACCACGGCGGCGGCGTGACCGTGCACCACGTCGACCCGCCCGAGGACGGCGAACGGCACTTCGCCCTGCGCGTCTCGGACGGGACCGCCCTGCGCCCCGGCGTCGACAGCGCCTACGGGCGACGACACCTCGTCCTGCCCGAGGGCCTCGACCCGGACGCGGTGCGCCTCGTACCCGACTGGACCCCGCGCGCCGCGGACCTGGACAACCACCGCACCGACCTGGAACGGATGCGACTGATGTACGGGCAGCTGACGGGCGCGCTCGTCTCCTCGCCCGCCCGACGGCGCGCCCTCGAACTCGGCGAACGCCTGGCCGGCCTGCGCCACCGCCACGAGGCCTCCCGCCTGACCGCCGTACGCCGCCTTGCGGGCGGAGCCGCCCACGGCCTCGTCACCCACCCCGGCGGACAGGAGGCCACCCGCCAACTCCTCGACGCCTGGGGCGAAGGCGTCGCCGAGACCCTCGAACTGCTCCTCGTCCAGCAGGACCCGGCCGACCTGCTCACCTCGGCCATGTGGCCGCAGGACGAGCGGCTCGGCCAGGAGGGCTGCGAAGTGTGCGGCCGACGCATGCGCGTCCTCACCTACCGCGACCTGCTCGGCAGCACCGGCTGCCTGCGCCACGACTGCCCGCACTGCGGCAGCCGCCGCGTCACCCCGGACCGGACCGACTCCTGCGTCACCTTCCGTCTCGTACCGGGACCCGACCCGTCCCTGGAGGTCAACCCGGAGACGGAGCACGGCAGTTGCCACGTCGTGTGGCAGGCCACGTTCAAAAACAGCGCCACCGCCTTCCCCGTCCGCCGCACCCGCCTCGGCAACACCCCCGAGCGGCTGCCGCTCCCCGTCCCCGACGACCTCACCGACCAACTGCACACGGTCAAGGCCGTCGTGGTCAGCGGCAGCCGGATGTGGTCCTGGCGCACCCGATGGAGGGCCCGCTGATGCACCACCCCACCACCGCCCCGGCCCGGCCCCGCCCCGAACCCGCAACACGGCACGCCCACCCCTACCCGCACGTCGTCTTCGGCCCCGGCACCCTCCTCGGCGCCGACGACACGGCCCGCCTCACCGCGACCTTCCCGGCACACCTGTTGCGCACCGCCCACCACCGCGACGGCGGCGACAAGACGTACACCGTCAACGCGCTCACCCTCCACCGCCACGGCACCCCGGCTCCCGAACTGAACGACCTCGACCCCGTCTGGCACACCGTGGTGGCCCGCCTGGCCGCCCCGGAACACGGCCACCACATGCTGCGGCTCCTCGGCCTGCCCACGGCACCCCTCGACATCGAGGTGCGCCTCACCGAGTACCGGCGCGGCGGCTGGATGTCCCGCCACACCGACCGCCCCGACAAGGCGTTCTCGCAGAACATCTACCTCTGCCCCGGCTGGCAGCGG encodes the following:
- a CDS encoding SDR family oxidoreductase — translated: MGALAGKTALVTGASRGIGRGIACRLAREGALVGVHFRGDDAAADETLTAIRDSGGRAFSIRADLGAPGAAELMYAQFDAEVAQLGAAPGLDILVNNAGVSGSARIEEVTPELFDRIFAVNTKSLVFVAQQAVKRIHDGGRIINVSSAATRLAYPESLVYSMSKGAVDTFTLALAKEMGQRNITVNAVRPGFVETDMNAGKRLHAKATDELAAWSVFNRLGQPEDVADIVLFLASDASRWITGQCIDASGGSRL
- a CDS encoding ScbA/BarX family gamma-butyrolactone biosynthesis protein → MPRSLVHRAAVSEVLVTGWRSTEGTSYRLGAQWSRGHGYYGAVADTWHDPMLFAESIRQSCLLLAHEALHVPMTHQFLTTRTSFQVDEAGVRLSRPGRPAHVVLDMSLAEVKLRAGNVSSYGYDVVALRDGERVGVGHLKGQCVSPAVYERLRGDRVGARASRPAVQSVDPRLVGRDCEFDVVLGTSVADGVLPLRIDPEHPVLFDHPVDHVSGMVLMEAARQMALLALRAPQALLVACEANFRRYVEFHVPCLVTADAPERDSAGRSWLTIHFHQSGTEVGSCRVALVTGTEN
- a CDS encoding NAD(P)-dependent oxidoreductase, yielding MTTVTTATAPVGTDTVLVAGGTGFIGRAVVRELQARTGAGVRVLSSRGGTTPPAGSPVRHVRADLTRRDSLRGACDGVTTLVHTASYVGRDAERCTAVNHDGTLALLDEARRAGVARVVHVSTASVYGSGPHRGAREEDLPLRPESAASASRMRAEQAVLDAGGAVLRPHLVHGEGDRWVVPAIDRLLRSVPAWPADCDPHISMIAVRDLARCVVSLALDPGAAHGPEIFHAADPRPVPMSRLKSALHRTLGTPLPSVTISRDEHRARIRRALPALSDHQYALLTEDHWYDADKLWARTGQHPGPGLESRLAECRDWYLRYGS
- a CDS encoding methylmalonyl-CoA mutase family protein — protein: MHPAPCAATRQTERIAKLRAWRCGERVGDTLTALRATAAGVDNVLYPMKNALAAGATVGEVCTALREVWGGG
- a CDS encoding acyl carrier protein yields the protein MRHSQAIEEFLATQISGTSAGTVEPDQDLPAHGVLDSMGVMQLVAWICDHFAVDLDGWIPDADELRSVRAIDAFITRQIAAGSERTRPLADAAGPAVR
- a CDS encoding tyrosine-protein phosphatase encodes the protein MTRRWGAGEPRVPASREDDPYLSSYLNTRDIGGIRTSPGEETAPGTVFRTAAMGHALPDLVLNLAREIEQGSSANTREKVHFLDLRSPSEVNEKPAPRDTVTVHRIPLRDPDARHVPPPARGPEHFAQQYVRMLPDAGRAVATLLDIVAADTGPVVVGCRLGKDRTGLVILLLLRLLGVPDHDNREEFGRTGRALARRRDWLDGYAARRGETPAEVLRRCALPPGVPQHVLDVLRLRAARDTPAPALWPAVDAALLRRARARLTRPKGELA
- a CDS encoding radical SAM protein, translated to MKVLVLWPPHVPSYFNAGHHISTFLTANYLRTLPEVDQVRAVDAGALNYTWKEIGDLLYQERADVLAVMNDFDNVDDLPRLLTYVRTLSPDTKVVTAGRLSSQAPRSFDGYDLDAVVVGGDPEAGVAAYVRHVAGTGQAPLPGVVLRGQDVSDAAPGTFLPASEWVLPAVEEIPYQAYERMYQRDQNKFCGIPQRRELVVPASRGCPVNCSFCEVPTFQGLRDRRLTVERTIDYIRDSFTAHPFEYVAFYAPTFTLDRKWTERLCRELIALGSPYPWKCATTVAHLSEPLLEAMAASGCVRVSVGVETLDPSGHPALPRLKRMEQQRYEELAAACTRLGVELNCFVIMGLPGTTPEGAENTVRAIREASGRVRPTVYSSMDRLRAATCPAEASAFNRQLLHPDEAPDRETAQRLYGLVYGREDWVTPVTERVPQRLEQAR
- a CDS encoding aminotransferase class I/II-fold pyridoxal phosphate-dependent enzyme — translated: MTVLSETRWGLPDTAVRDRRAADPRVNLSSNELHHPQVESLAREMVDGFDPAVLRAYPVQEPAAAAAGALLGLPAHHLLLSAGSDAVIRLLLTSLRGAFPGGLVLQEPNYEAWTQAVDAPLWPLRKVTSTDGTATTSAEAMLDAAADAEPALVVVSWPNGPAGYTPRLDHIAELSAVCRSRGHLLIVDGCYAGFAGSPLKVAELADDHCLVLLSWSKMFGFAGGRLAVACGGPDLVHRLRAARQEDHVSALALHALTRTGQVYDRFTHVWQDITATREAMRSRLTALGHHVPESGGNFLHVPRPTAASAAELTARLSHSGYRVRDMGLTSGLHHHVRFTVAHGPAGEQFLDCLVRHLAEVGGA
- a CDS encoding 2OG-Fe(II) oxygenase, producing the protein MHHPTTAPARPRPEPATRHAHPYPHVVFGPGTLLGADDTARLTATFPAHLLRTAHHRDGGDKTYTVNALTLHRHGTPAPELNDLDPVWHTVVARLAAPEHGHHMLRLLGLPTAPLDIEVRLTEYRRGGWMSRHTDRPDKAFSQNIYLCPGWQRHWGGGLGLYTTSSAPDPATTFQPGDGNSLAFARSENSWHEVFPVDPRARAPRRALLLHAHWARTEDNTAHHPAEAPCGS